One window of the Macaca thibetana thibetana isolate TM-01 chromosome 1, ASM2454274v1, whole genome shotgun sequence genome contains the following:
- the LOC126931154 gene encoding 3 beta-hydroxysteroid dehydrogenase/Delta 5-->4-isomerase type 1, translated as MTGWSCLVTGAGGFLGQRIVRLLVEEKELKEIRVLDKAFRPELREEFSKLQNKTKLTVLEGDILDEPFLKRACQDISVVIHTACIIDVFGVTHRESVMNVNVKGTQLLLEACVQASVPVFIYTSSIEVAGPNSYKEIIQNGHEEEALENTWSAPYPYSKKLAEKAVLAADGWTLKDGGTLYTCALRPTYIYGEGSQFLSAGINEALNNNGILSSVGKFSTVNPVYVGNVAWAHILALRALRNPKKAPSVRGQFYYISDDTPHQSYDNLSYTLSKEFGLRLDSRWSLPLALMYWIGFLLEIVSFLLRPIYTYRPPFNRHMVTLSNSVFTFSYKKAQRDLAYEPLYSWEEAKQKTVEWVGSLVDRHKETLKSKTQ; from the exons ATGACGGGCTGGAGCTGCCTTGTGACAGGAGCAGGAGGGTTTCTGGGTCAGAGGATCGTCCGCCTCTTGGTGGAGGAGAAGGAGCTGAAGGAGATCAGGGTCTTGGACAAGGCCTTCAGACCAGAGCTGAGGGAGGAATTTTCCA AGCTCCAGAACAAGACCAAGCTGACAGTGCTGGAAGGAGACATTCTGGATGAGCCATTCCTGAAGAGAGCCTGCCAGGACATCTCGGTTGTCATCCACACCGCCTGTATCATTGATGTCTTTGGTGTCACTCACAGAGAGTCCGTCATGAACGTCAATGTGAAAG GTACCCAGCTCCTGTTAGAGGCCTGTGTCCAAGCTAGTGTGCCAGTCTTCATCTACACCAGTAGCATAGAGGTAGCCGGACCCAACTCGTACAAGGAAATCATCCAGAACGGCCACGAAGAAGAGGCTCTGGAAAACACATGGTCTGCTCCATACCCATACAGCAAAAAGCTTGCTGAGaaggctgtgctggcagctgatggGTGGACTCTGAAAGACGGTGGCACCTTGTACACTTGTGCCTTAAGACCCACGTATATCTATGGGGAAGGAAGCCAATTCCTTTCTGCTGGTATAAATGAGGCACTGAACAACAATGGGATCCTGTCAAGTGTTGGCAAGTTCTCCACTGTTAACCCAGTCTATGTTGGCAACGTGGCCTGGGCCCACATTCTGGCCTTGAGGGCCCTGCGGAACCCCAAGAAGGCCCCAAGTGTCCGAGGACAGTTTTACTACATCTCAGATGACACGCCTCACCAAAGTTATGATAACCTTAGTTATACCCTGAGCAAAGAGTTCGGCCTCCGCCTTGATTCCAGATGGAGCCTTCCTTTAGCCCTGATGTACTGGATTGGTTTCCTGCTGGAAATAGTGAGCTTCCTTCTCAGGCCAATTTACACCTATCGACCACCCTTTAACCGCCACATGGTGACATTGTCAAATAGCGTGTTCACCTTCTCTTACAAGAAGGCTCAGCGAGATCTGGCATATGAGCCACTCTACAGCTGGGAGGAAGCCAAGCAGAAAACCGTGGAGTGGGTTGGTTCCCTTGTGGACCGGCACAAGGAGACCCTGAAGTCCAAGACTCAGTGA